The DNA segment TTCGTTCCGGATTTTACAATCTTTCCGTTGTAAAGGACATGCACATAATCAGGTTGAATATAATCCAGCAAGCGTTGATAGTGGGTGATGAGCAAAATAGCACGGTTTTCATTTCTCAGCTTATTGATCCCGTTTGCCACGATGCGTAAAGCATCAATGTCGAGTCCTGAATCTGTTTCATCAAGGATGGCCAGTTTGGGCTCTAACATCGCCATCTGAAAAACTTCATTTCTTTTCTTTTCTCCACCGGAGAAACCTTCATTGATGGAACGGCTAAGGAGTGATTGATCGATTTCCACTAAAGCCATCTTTTGCTTCATCATTTTTAAGAAGGCCACTGCATCTAAGGGTTCTTCACCCTGATACTTACGTTTTTCATTTACGGCAGCTTTAATGAAATTGGTGGTGCTTACTCCGGGGATTTCTACAGGGTATTGAAAGGCAAGGAAAAGGCCTTCGCGTGCCCTGTCTTCTGTAGAAAGCTCCAATAAATCTTTTTCCAGGAAGGTCACTTCACCTTCAGTTACTTCATATTCTTCTCTTCCTGCAAGTACGGAGGCAAGGGTACTTTTGCCGGAACCATTAGGTCCCATAATGGCATGAACTTCTCCCGCTTTAATCTCAAGGTTAATTCCTTTCAGGATTTCCTTACCTTCAATATTTGCGTGTATATTTTTAATTGATAACATGTCTTGTAAATTTTTATGGGTACTTAAATTATCCTACACTGCCTTCCATACTGATGGCAAGTAGTTTTTGGGCCTCTATGGCAAACTCCATAGGCAACTGGTTCATCACTTCTTTGGCAAATCCATTGACAATCAGGGCTACGGCTGTTTCCGCATCTATTCCCCGCTGTCTGCAATAGAACAATTGATCTTCTCCGATTTTGGAGGTCGTTGCTTCATGTTCTACAATGGCGGTTTTGTTTTTTACTTCTATATAAGGGAAGGTATGGGCACCACATTTATCGCCCAGCAGAAGGGAATCACATTGTGAATAATTTCTGGCATTGGTGGCTCCTTTACTTGCACGGACCAAACCGCGGTAACTATTCTGACTTTGTCCGGCGGAAATACCTTTGGAAACAATTCTGCTGCGGGTATTTTTCCCAAGGTGAATCATTTTCGTTCCGGTATCTGCCTGTTGGTGATGGTTGGTAAAAGCTACTGAATAAAATTCACCTATAGAATGGTCTCCTTTAAGAATTACGCTTGGGTACTTCCAGGTAATGGCCGATCCGGTTTCCACCTGTGTCCAGGAGATTTTCGAATGTTCACCCTGACACATGCCCCGTTTGGTAACGAAATTATAAATTCCGCCGTTCCCGTCTTTATCCCCAGGATACCAGTTTTGAACAGTAGAGTATTTGATCTCTGCCTTTTTCATCGCTACCAGTTCAACGACAGCCGCATGCAGCTGATTCTCGTCCCTCATCGGAGCGGTACATCCTTCCAGATAGCTGACATAACTTTCTTCTTCTGCAATGATCAGGGTCCGTTCAAACTGACCTGAATTTTCTGCATTGATCCGGAAATAGGTAGAAAGCTCCATTGGGCATCGCACCCCTTTAGGGATATAGCAGAAGGACCCATCGGTGAAAACTGCCGAATTTAAGGCC comes from the Pedobacter sp. FW305-3-2-15-E-R2A2 genome and includes:
- the sufC gene encoding Fe-S cluster assembly ATPase SufC — its product is MLSIKNIHANIEGKEILKGINLEIKAGEVHAIMGPNGSGKSTLASVLAGREEYEVTEGEVTFLEKDLLELSTEDRAREGLFLAFQYPVEIPGVSTTNFIKAAVNEKRKYQGEEPLDAVAFLKMMKQKMALVEIDQSLLSRSINEGFSGGEKKRNEVFQMAMLEPKLAILDETDSGLDIDALRIVANGINKLRNENRAILLITHYQRLLDYIQPDYVHVLYNGKIVKSGTKELALELEDKGYDFITDEADLAASL
- the sufB gene encoding Fe-S cluster assembly protein SufB, which gives rise to MNEDLNMLEQTALNDYKYGFVTDIDTDIIPKGLSEAVVELISKKKNEPEWMLNWRLKAYAHWLKLEEPKWPNVKYPPINYQDIIYYAAPKKKEQLNSLDEVDPELLRTFEKLGISLNEQKRLTGVAVDVVMDSVSIATSFKEQLSEIGVIFCSISEAIQKHPELVKKHLGSVVPMTDNYFAALNSAVFTDGSFCYIPKGVRCPMELSTYFRINAENSGQFERTLIIAEEESYVSYLEGCTAPMRDENQLHAAVVELVAMKKAEIKYSTVQNWYPGDKDGNGGIYNFVTKRGMCQGEHSKISWTQVETGSAITWKYPSVILKGDHSIGEFYSVAFTNHHQQADTGTKMIHLGKNTRSRIVSKGISAGQSQNSYRGLVRASKGATNARNYSQCDSLLLGDKCGAHTFPYIEVKNKTAIVEHEATTSKIGEDQLFYCRQRGIDAETAVALIVNGFAKEVMNQLPMEFAIEAQKLLAISMEGSVG